The Nicotiana tabacum cultivar K326 chromosome 14, ASM71507v2, whole genome shotgun sequence genome contains a region encoding:
- the LOC107780361 gene encoding U-box domain-containing protein 43, with translation MAELVPIGTILAVISSQVMKTALAANDVLFEKESFKVLGNYLLDIEPVLKELQLQKLNDSPAARQALESLEADLKKANDLVEKYKNRARFYLLVKCRNIVKEVQEVTRDIGKSLSALSLVNIEVLSGISEEVNRLQNEMQRANFEACQSRLQIVNKLNQGLSDQIHDQEFANNILNEIARAAGIPVEPAEIMKELDNFKKEKEEAAYRKERAEVLFLNQVIELLSRADAARDYEEVRSQYFQRVSIIEGYDPKEEYIQPFKALFCCITGTIMVDPVSLCTGTACERASLQAWFDSGEKTDPETGEELQDLSFRPNLQLRQLIEEWKELNYCIKIRACKGKLISEVDALIKEALAQMQELMKENSINKEWVTIGGLTEIVISKLGSLHNGYLQDKAMITLKDVVEGHARNKDVFVENQGLENVATCYGTDSTISGAAIELIYEVLQDRPGWNLAYCQMLSQQSNAILLLVSFLKSQAGPLAEKVEEILGKLCDEEEENIVKAAREGWYGPLIDRLHHGSASSRMTIVRATLGLELGDEDMKILGEKGVIPPLLEMASGNIESKELSLSALVKLSSLNCNKMLIAAAGGVPIILKLMISSHVRSIIIAKCCEVLANLSGNGDGVKFLIDETGNQLVLEPVIAYLLAFQQNLTSSDIVRRHALRALLGICQSEAGLVKSAVLSAGGVSVVLPLLDDSNQEIREAAINLLFLFSQHEPEGVVEYLLKPRRLEALVGFLENDNKGDVQMAAAGLLANLPKSETSLREKLIELGGLKAIVNILKTGTMEAKENALSALFRFTDPTNLESQRNVVELGTYPILVTILKANSITAEARAAALLTDLSMRSHELSVGSKKASCFCIGRARAPICPAHGGACTVSKTFCLLEANALPDLVKLLKEKIHATSYEAIQTLSTLVREESPHRGAYVLHKEDAISPIIEVLNWGSESLKGEALGLLEKVFMSREMVDFYGPTARLHLARLTGGRIYEDGHLQRKAARVLLLIDRQSRSSRSLVAGISGL, from the exons ATGGCGGAATTAGTTCCAATTGGGACTATTTTGGCTGTGATTAGCAGTCAAGTAATGAAAACAGCTCTAGCTGCGAACGATGTATTATTTGAGAAGGAGAGTTTTAAGGTTTTGGGAAATTACCTTTTGGACATTGAACCTGTCTTGAAAGAATTGCAGTTACAAAAGTTAAACGATTCGCCTGCTGCAAGGCAAGCTTTGGAATCCCTTGAAGCTGATTTAAAGAAGGCAAATGACTTGGTCGAAAAGTATAAAAACCGAGCCCGTTTCTACTTGCTGGTCAAGTGTAGGAACATTGTCAAGGAGGTACAGGAGGTTACGAGGGACATTGGAAAATCCTTATCCGCGCTATCCCTTGTCAACATTGAAGTCTTGTCGGGGATTTCAGAAGAGGTAAATAGGCTGCAGAATGAGATGCAAAGAGCTAACTTTGAGGCTTGTCAGTCGCGGCTCCAAATTGTTAACAAGTTAAACCAAGGTCTATCCGATCAAATACATGATCAGGAATTTGCGAACAATATTCTCAACGAAATAGCAAGGGCTGCTGGCATACCAGTGGAGCCTGCAGAGATAATGAAAGAGCTGGATAATttcaagaaagagaaagaagaagctGCTTATAGGAAAGAGAGAGCTGAAGTCTTGTTTCTGAATCAAGTTATTGAGCTGCTCTCTCGAGCCGATGCTGCAAGAGATTATGAGGAAGTCAGAAGCCAGTACTTCCAGAGAGTTAGCATTATCGAGGGATACGACCCTAAAGAAGAATATATTCAGCCATTTAAAGCTTTATTTTGTTGTATAACTGGAACTATAATGGTAGATCCTGTAAGCCTATGCACCGGTACTGCCTGCGAACGAGCGTCTCTTCAAGCTTGGTTCGATTCAGGGGAGAAAACAGATCCCGAAACAGGTGAAGAGCTGCAGGATTTGTCCTTCAGACCAAACCTCCAATTGAGACAATTAATTGAGGAGTGGAAAGAGCTCAACTATTGCATCAAAATCAGGGCTTGCAAGGGGAAATTGATTTCTGAAGTGGATGCATTAATCAAGGAGGCTCTTGCGCAAATGCAAGAACTTAtgaaagaaaattcaataaaTAAAGAATGGGTGACAATTGGAGGACTCACTGAAATTGTCATCTCCAAGCTTGGCAGTTTGCATAACGGTTATCTGCAAGATAAAGCGATGATTACGTTGAAGGATGTTGTAGAAGGGCATGCTAGAAACAAG GACGTATTCGTTGAGAACCAGGGGCTTGAGAATGTTGCGACATGCTACGGAACAGACTCAACCATTTCAGGCGCTGCAATTGAGCTGATATATGAGGTTCTACAAGACCGGCCTGGTTGGAACTTGGCTTATTGCCAGATGCTTTCTCAGCAGTCCAATGCAATCTTGCTTCTCGTCTCTTTTCTCAAAAGTCAGGCCGGTCCATTAGCTGAGAAAGTAGAAGAAATCTTGGGTAAGCTTTGTGATGAGGAAGAGGAGAACATTGTTAAGGCTGCTCGAGAGGGATGGTATGGACCACTTATTGATAGGTTGCATCATG GATCAGCATCTTCAAGAATGACAATTGTTAGAGCAACTCTTGGTTTGGAACTCggggatgaagatatgaagatcCTTGGGGAGAAAGGCGTGATCCCTCCTCTGCTTGAGATGGCATCTGGAAATATTGAATCAAAAGAACTGTCGTTGTCTGCACTTGTGAAGTTATCAAGCTTAAATTGCAATAAGATGCTTATAGCTGCGGCTGGAGGTGTTCCTATCATTTTAAAGCTAATGATTTCATCTCATGTACGATCAATTATCATCGCTAAGTGCTGTGAAGTTCTTGCTAATCTTTCTGGCAATGGCGATGGAGTTAAGTTCTTGATTGATGAAACTGGAAACCAACTTGTACTAGAGCCTGTAATCGCATACTTGCTGGCTTTTCAGCAGAATCTCACATCCTCGGACATTGTTCGTAGGCATGCTTTACGTGCACTATTAGGAATCTGTCAATCTGAAGCTGGACTAGTCAAGTCAGCAGTTCTCTCTGCTGGTGGTGTTTCAGTGGTCCTTCCCCTTCTCGATGATTCGAACCAGGAAATAAGAGAAGCAGCAATAAACCTTCTTTTCCTCTTCTCACAGCACGAGCCAGAGGGGGTCGTTGAGTATCTTCTTAAGCCAAGAAGGTTGGAGGCTTTAGTTGGTTTTCTTGAGAATGATAACAAAGGTGATGTGCAGATGGCTGCAGCCGGTTTACTCGCAAACCTCCCTAAATCAGAAACATCACTCAGAGAGAAACTCATAGAATTAGGTGGACTGAAGGCCATTGTTAACATCTTAAAAACCGGAACCATGGAAGCGAAGGAAAATGCTCTCAGTGCCCTCTTCAGGTTCACAGATCCAACGAATCTCGAGTCTCAACGTAATGTGGTTGAACTTGGAACATATCCTATACTTGTAACTATTCTCAAAGCTAATTCAATAACTGCAGAAGCAAGAGCAGCAGCACTCTTAACTGATCTATCAATGCGCAGTCATGAACTCAGTGTCGGATCCAAGAAAGCTTCTTGTTTCTGTATTGGCCGAGCACGTGCTCCTATCTGTCCTGCACATGGGGGTGCCTGTACTGTGAGCAAAACATTTTGTCTATTAGAGGCAAATGCATTGCCTGATCTGGTTAAacttttaaaagaaaagatacaTGCCACGTCTTATGAGGCGATTCAAACGCTCTCAACTTTGGTTCGAGAAGAGTCTCCTCATAGAGGAGCTTATGTGCTGCACAAGGAAGATGCAATCTCACCAATAATAGAAGTTCTA